The Panulirus ornatus isolate Po-2019 chromosome 5, ASM3632096v1, whole genome shotgun sequence genome includes a window with the following:
- the LOC139748743 gene encoding uncharacterized protein isoform X2, which translates to MSRGYGQQGGDCVNCGVSTAALRSEVEVLKRRLLDRDVAIVQLEAQMAQDRPDHYPQGQVAVLRAQCDHWQDKYDRLLEAHKRLQKVNQGLEDKLLRLVDRTESEKSSLAADTASLTTALTTAAQAINRLKQENDRYKNDLNLAIQLLQCNPSRYAAHKLDSLPLDVQKKAKSRLAREPRDNPKPEMKVIKVPIPTFPPTAMVYSVNKYAEQNEKEEPVDAVSAAIMAAVLEERQRERARRHCSTCACGSPKSETRENTVVDILQADENEELNGNHLFDQDDGLNRNSNSRFKVNVVDVGTQVLPSYIGETGKVQSTCIYCHSSKNTSSEKLSSLEHVSSKAMNLSQHTRSKSQPVNQLTAQADEDPPVRHIDPSSPDILLKSPTARTFTFASHSGGAWDWAAEGHDSGTPSTPSSLISASLSYESETSNATSPQDSPGRLPLIPTRSMVIKSSTQNSTDAPARVLDSVEGNVHTSQSSRLMGETTVSASVISPYHNVSHSITSNLSRQSSSTYSSSHVPVVMSSTFPHQSHVPRQHISYPSVSTNVSRTIDRTNSNFTPSSPAVYKIPFNARSPYQDVFTPPIHRSPPNPSKERESRGRKGSTTDVIASSTTTASNTETTL; encoded by the exons ATGAGCAGAGGTTATGGCCAGCAG GGGGGTGATTGTGTAAACTGTGGAGTAAGCACAGCAGCTCTGAGGAGTGAAGTAGAGGTGCTGAAGCGACGCCTGCTGGATCGTGACGTAGCCATAGTGCAGCTGGAGGCACAGATGGCACAAGATCGCCCAGATCATTACCCTCAGGGCCAGGTTGCTGTCCTCAGAGCACAGTGTGACCACTGGCAGGATAAATATGACAG GCTTCTGGAGGCTCATAAACGGCTACAAAAGGTTAACCAAGGGCTAGAAGACAAGCTCCTCCGTTTAGTGGACCGCACAGAGAGTGAGAAGTCAAGCTTGGCTGCTGATACAGCCAGCCTTACCACTGCCCTAACCACTGCTGCCCAGGCTATCAACAGGCTCAAGCAGGAGAAT GACCGTTACAAAAATGATCTTAACCTGGCCATCCAGCTTCTTCAGTGTAATCCATCCAGATATGCAGCTCATAAACTAGACTCG CTTCCattggatgtacagaagaaagcCAAATCTCGTCTAGCACGAGAACCACGGGACAACCCAAAACCAGAGATGAAGGTCATTAAAGTCCCAATCCCGACTTTTCCACCAACTGCAATGGTTTACTCAGTTAATAAGTATGCAG agCAAAATGAAAAGGAAGAACCAGTTGATGCAGTTTCTGCAGCCATTATGGCTGCAGTTTTGGAGGAAAGACAGCGTGAAAGAGCTAGGCGCCATTGTTCTACTTGTGCCTGTGGTTCCCCCAAATCCGAGACCCGTGAGAACACTGTTGTTGATATCCTTCAGgctgatgaaaatgaagaattgaaTGGTAATCACTTATTTGATCAGGATGATGGATTGAATAGGAATAGTAATTCAAGGTTCAAGGTTAATGTGGTGGATGTTGGAACGCAGGTGCTACCTTCATATATTGGGGAGACAGGGAAGGTGCAGTCAACCTGTATATATTGTCATTCGTCCAAAAATACATCCTCAGAAAAACTGTCTTCTCTTGAACATGTATCTAGTAAAGCAATGAACCTATCACAGCACACAAGATCTAAAAGTCAGCCAGTTAATCAGTTAACAGCCCAAGCAGATGAAGATCCTCCTGTCAGACATATTGATCCATCATCCCCCGATATTTTGCTAAAAAGTCCCACAGCCAGGACCTTCACATTTGCCTCCCACTCTGGAGGTGCTTGGGACTGGGCAGCTGAAGGGCATGACTCAGGGACTCCTTCCACTCCGTCATCCTTGATTAGTGCTTCCCTAAGCTATGAAAGTGAGACGAGTAATGCAACATCACCACAGGATTCACCTGGTAGATTGCCTTTGATTCCAACTAGATCTATGGTAATTAAATCATCGACCCAAAATAGTACAGATGCACCTGCTAGAGTTCTTGATAGTGTAGAAGGAAATGTACATACCTCACAATCATCCAGACTGATGGGGGAGACCACCGTTTCAGCATCAGTAATATCACCGTATCATAATGTAAGCCACAGTATAACATCAAATCTGTCTAGGCAGTCTTCCTCAACATATTCCTCTAGTCATGTTCCAGTAGTAATGTCTAGTACTTTTCCTCATCAGAGCCATGTACCACGACAGCATATTAGTTATCCATCTGTTTCCACAAACGTGAGTAGAACAATTGATAGAACAAATTCCAACTTTACACCATCCTCACCAGCTGTTTACAAAATTCCATTCAACGCACGATCTCCATATCAAGATGTGTTTACTCCTCCTATTCACCGGTCTCCCCCAAATCCTAGCAAGGAAAGAGAGTCCAGAGGGAGGAAAGGTTCAACTACAGATGTTATAGcttccagcactaccacagcttCCAATACAGAAACTACTTTGTGA
- the LOC139748743 gene encoding brain-enriched guanylate kinase-associated protein-like isoform X4, which translates to MSRGYGQQGGDCVNCGVSTAALRSEVEVLKRRLLDRDVAIVQLEAQMAQDRPDHYPQGQVAVLRAQCDHWQDKYDRLLEAHKRLQKVNQGLEDKLLRLVDRTESEKSSLAADTASLTTALTTAAQAINRLKQENDRYKNDLNLAIQLLQCNPSRYAAHKLDSLPLDVQKKAKSRLAREPRDNPKPEMKVIKVPIPTFPPTAMVYSVNKYAEQNEKEEPVDAVSAAIMAAVLEERQRERARRHCSTCACGSPKSETRENTVVDILQADENEELNGLIETDDLHEE; encoded by the exons ATGAGCAGAGGTTATGGCCAGCAG GGGGGTGATTGTGTAAACTGTGGAGTAAGCACAGCAGCTCTGAGGAGTGAAGTAGAGGTGCTGAAGCGACGCCTGCTGGATCGTGACGTAGCCATAGTGCAGCTGGAGGCACAGATGGCACAAGATCGCCCAGATCATTACCCTCAGGGCCAGGTTGCTGTCCTCAGAGCACAGTGTGACCACTGGCAGGATAAATATGACAG GCTTCTGGAGGCTCATAAACGGCTACAAAAGGTTAACCAAGGGCTAGAAGACAAGCTCCTCCGTTTAGTGGACCGCACAGAGAGTGAGAAGTCAAGCTTGGCTGCTGATACAGCCAGCCTTACCACTGCCCTAACCACTGCTGCCCAGGCTATCAACAGGCTCAAGCAGGAGAAT GACCGTTACAAAAATGATCTTAACCTGGCCATCCAGCTTCTTCAGTGTAATCCATCCAGATATGCAGCTCATAAACTAGACTCG CTTCCattggatgtacagaagaaagcCAAATCTCGTCTAGCACGAGAACCACGGGACAACCCAAAACCAGAGATGAAGGTCATTAAAGTCCCAATCCCGACTTTTCCACCAACTGCAATGGTTTACTCAGTTAATAAGTATGCAG agCAAAATGAAAAGGAAGAACCAGTTGATGCAGTTTCTGCAGCCATTATGGCTGCAGTTTTGGAGGAAAGACAGCGTGAAAGAGCTAGGCGCCATTGTTCTACTTGTGCCTGTGGTTCCCCCAAATCCGAGACCCGTGAGAACACTGTTGTTGATATCCTTCAGgctgatgaaaatgaagaattgaaTG GTCTAATAGAGACTGATGATCTACACGAAGAGTAG
- the LOC139748743 gene encoding brain-enriched guanylate kinase-associated protein-like isoform X3, with protein sequence MSRGYGQQVRSACCARPGGDCVNCGVSTAALRSEVEVLKRRLLDRDVAIVQLEAQMAQDRPDHYPQGQVAVLRAQCDHWQDKYDRLLEAHKRLQKVNQGLEDKLLRLVDRTESEKSSLAADTASLTTALTTAAQAINRLKQENDRYKNDLNLAIQLLQCNPSRYAAHKLDSLPLDVQKKAKSRLAREPRDNPKPEMKVIKVPIPTFPPTAMVYSVNKYAEQNEKEEPVDAVSAAIMAAVLEERQRERARRHCSTCACGSPKSETRENTVVDILQADENEELNGLIETDDLHEE encoded by the exons ATGAGCAGAGGTTATGGCCAGCAGGTGAGGAGTGCGTGTTGTGCCCGCCCA GGGGGTGATTGTGTAAACTGTGGAGTAAGCACAGCAGCTCTGAGGAGTGAAGTAGAGGTGCTGAAGCGACGCCTGCTGGATCGTGACGTAGCCATAGTGCAGCTGGAGGCACAGATGGCACAAGATCGCCCAGATCATTACCCTCAGGGCCAGGTTGCTGTCCTCAGAGCACAGTGTGACCACTGGCAGGATAAATATGACAG GCTTCTGGAGGCTCATAAACGGCTACAAAAGGTTAACCAAGGGCTAGAAGACAAGCTCCTCCGTTTAGTGGACCGCACAGAGAGTGAGAAGTCAAGCTTGGCTGCTGATACAGCCAGCCTTACCACTGCCCTAACCACTGCTGCCCAGGCTATCAACAGGCTCAAGCAGGAGAAT GACCGTTACAAAAATGATCTTAACCTGGCCATCCAGCTTCTTCAGTGTAATCCATCCAGATATGCAGCTCATAAACTAGACTCG CTTCCattggatgtacagaagaaagcCAAATCTCGTCTAGCACGAGAACCACGGGACAACCCAAAACCAGAGATGAAGGTCATTAAAGTCCCAATCCCGACTTTTCCACCAACTGCAATGGTTTACTCAGTTAATAAGTATGCAG agCAAAATGAAAAGGAAGAACCAGTTGATGCAGTTTCTGCAGCCATTATGGCTGCAGTTTTGGAGGAAAGACAGCGTGAAAGAGCTAGGCGCCATTGTTCTACTTGTGCCTGTGGTTCCCCCAAATCCGAGACCCGTGAGAACACTGTTGTTGATATCCTTCAGgctgatgaaaatgaagaattgaaTG GTCTAATAGAGACTGATGATCTACACGAAGAGTAG
- the LOC139748743 gene encoding uncharacterized protein isoform X1, which yields MSRGYGQQVRSACCARPGGDCVNCGVSTAALRSEVEVLKRRLLDRDVAIVQLEAQMAQDRPDHYPQGQVAVLRAQCDHWQDKYDRLLEAHKRLQKVNQGLEDKLLRLVDRTESEKSSLAADTASLTTALTTAAQAINRLKQENDRYKNDLNLAIQLLQCNPSRYAAHKLDSLPLDVQKKAKSRLAREPRDNPKPEMKVIKVPIPTFPPTAMVYSVNKYAEQNEKEEPVDAVSAAIMAAVLEERQRERARRHCSTCACGSPKSETRENTVVDILQADENEELNGNHLFDQDDGLNRNSNSRFKVNVVDVGTQVLPSYIGETGKVQSTCIYCHSSKNTSSEKLSSLEHVSSKAMNLSQHTRSKSQPVNQLTAQADEDPPVRHIDPSSPDILLKSPTARTFTFASHSGGAWDWAAEGHDSGTPSTPSSLISASLSYESETSNATSPQDSPGRLPLIPTRSMVIKSSTQNSTDAPARVLDSVEGNVHTSQSSRLMGETTVSASVISPYHNVSHSITSNLSRQSSSTYSSSHVPVVMSSTFPHQSHVPRQHISYPSVSTNVSRTIDRTNSNFTPSSPAVYKIPFNARSPYQDVFTPPIHRSPPNPSKERESRGRKGSTTDVIASSTTTASNTETTL from the exons ATGAGCAGAGGTTATGGCCAGCAGGTGAGGAGTGCGTGTTGTGCCCGCCCA GGGGGTGATTGTGTAAACTGTGGAGTAAGCACAGCAGCTCTGAGGAGTGAAGTAGAGGTGCTGAAGCGACGCCTGCTGGATCGTGACGTAGCCATAGTGCAGCTGGAGGCACAGATGGCACAAGATCGCCCAGATCATTACCCTCAGGGCCAGGTTGCTGTCCTCAGAGCACAGTGTGACCACTGGCAGGATAAATATGACAG GCTTCTGGAGGCTCATAAACGGCTACAAAAGGTTAACCAAGGGCTAGAAGACAAGCTCCTCCGTTTAGTGGACCGCACAGAGAGTGAGAAGTCAAGCTTGGCTGCTGATACAGCCAGCCTTACCACTGCCCTAACCACTGCTGCCCAGGCTATCAACAGGCTCAAGCAGGAGAAT GACCGTTACAAAAATGATCTTAACCTGGCCATCCAGCTTCTTCAGTGTAATCCATCCAGATATGCAGCTCATAAACTAGACTCG CTTCCattggatgtacagaagaaagcCAAATCTCGTCTAGCACGAGAACCACGGGACAACCCAAAACCAGAGATGAAGGTCATTAAAGTCCCAATCCCGACTTTTCCACCAACTGCAATGGTTTACTCAGTTAATAAGTATGCAG agCAAAATGAAAAGGAAGAACCAGTTGATGCAGTTTCTGCAGCCATTATGGCTGCAGTTTTGGAGGAAAGACAGCGTGAAAGAGCTAGGCGCCATTGTTCTACTTGTGCCTGTGGTTCCCCCAAATCCGAGACCCGTGAGAACACTGTTGTTGATATCCTTCAGgctgatgaaaatgaagaattgaaTGGTAATCACTTATTTGATCAGGATGATGGATTGAATAGGAATAGTAATTCAAGGTTCAAGGTTAATGTGGTGGATGTTGGAACGCAGGTGCTACCTTCATATATTGGGGAGACAGGGAAGGTGCAGTCAACCTGTATATATTGTCATTCGTCCAAAAATACATCCTCAGAAAAACTGTCTTCTCTTGAACATGTATCTAGTAAAGCAATGAACCTATCACAGCACACAAGATCTAAAAGTCAGCCAGTTAATCAGTTAACAGCCCAAGCAGATGAAGATCCTCCTGTCAGACATATTGATCCATCATCCCCCGATATTTTGCTAAAAAGTCCCACAGCCAGGACCTTCACATTTGCCTCCCACTCTGGAGGTGCTTGGGACTGGGCAGCTGAAGGGCATGACTCAGGGACTCCTTCCACTCCGTCATCCTTGATTAGTGCTTCCCTAAGCTATGAAAGTGAGACGAGTAATGCAACATCACCACAGGATTCACCTGGTAGATTGCCTTTGATTCCAACTAGATCTATGGTAATTAAATCATCGACCCAAAATAGTACAGATGCACCTGCTAGAGTTCTTGATAGTGTAGAAGGAAATGTACATACCTCACAATCATCCAGACTGATGGGGGAGACCACCGTTTCAGCATCAGTAATATCACCGTATCATAATGTAAGCCACAGTATAACATCAAATCTGTCTAGGCAGTCTTCCTCAACATATTCCTCTAGTCATGTTCCAGTAGTAATGTCTAGTACTTTTCCTCATCAGAGCCATGTACCACGACAGCATATTAGTTATCCATCTGTTTCCACAAACGTGAGTAGAACAATTGATAGAACAAATTCCAACTTTACACCATCCTCACCAGCTGTTTACAAAATTCCATTCAACGCACGATCTCCATATCAAGATGTGTTTACTCCTCCTATTCACCGGTCTCCCCCAAATCCTAGCAAGGAAAGAGAGTCCAGAGGGAGGAAAGGTTCAACTACAGATGTTATAGcttccagcactaccacagcttCCAATACAGAAACTACTTTGTGA